Proteins encoded by one window of Corynebacterium amycolatum:
- a CDS encoding ATP synthase F0 subunit C, translating to MNDVILSAQDAVQAVDTNAGLKTIGYGLSTLGPGLGIGIVAGKTVEGMARQPEMAGQLRTTMFLGIAFTEALALIGLVAGFVF from the coding sequence ATGAACGACGTCATCCTCTCCGCCCAGGACGCTGTCCAGGCTGTCGACACCAACGCTGGCCTGAAGACCATCGGTTACGGTCTGTCCACCCTGGGCCCGGGCCTCGGTATCGGTATCGTCGCCGGCAAGACCGTTGAGGGTATGGCACGCCAGCCTGAGATGGCCGGCCAGCTGCGTACCACCATGTTCCTGGGTATCGCCTTCACTGAGGCTCTCGCCCTGATCGGCCTGGTCGCAGGCTTCGTTTTCTAA
- the atpB gene encoding F0F1 ATP synthase subunit A encodes MRGEFHSPNLQEEYFPGEQFGDFILGGSGDWYAMDRLMIVRLLMAVIVAVFFVVAMRRPKLVPTGLQNVAELMLDFVRIHIAEEILGKKEGRRFLPVLATIFFLVISMNIAAIIPGLNISPNARIGMPLVLALFAYVAFIYAGSKKMGFFKFVKSAVVIPNLPPVLHLIVVPIEIFSNFVLRPVTLTIRLMANMLAGHMVLVLLFGATNFFFWQLNGWTALSGLTLVAAVAFTLFEMLVIFLQAYIFALLSAVYIELSLHADEH; translated from the coding sequence ATGCGGGGTGAGTTTCACTCACCCAACTTGCAGGAGGAGTATTTCCCGGGTGAACAATTTGGCGACTTCATCTTAGGTGGCAGTGGCGACTGGTACGCCATGGATCGTCTGATGATTGTTCGTCTTTTGATGGCCGTGATCGTCGCCGTGTTCTTCGTCGTCGCAATGCGTCGTCCGAAGCTCGTGCCGACTGGTCTGCAGAACGTTGCGGAGTTGATGCTGGACTTCGTCCGCATCCACATCGCGGAGGAGATTCTGGGTAAGAAGGAGGGGCGTCGTTTCCTTCCGGTTCTGGCCACCATCTTCTTCCTTGTTATCTCGATGAATATTGCGGCTATTATTCCTGGCCTCAATATTTCGCCGAACGCCCGAATCGGTATGCCACTGGTTCTGGCCCTGTTCGCATACGTTGCCTTCATTTACGCAGGCTCGAAGAAGATGGGCTTCTTCAAGTTTGTGAAGTCGGCAGTTGTTATTCCGAACTTGCCACCGGTACTCCACCTCATCGTGGTGCCGATCGAGATTTTCTCCAACTTCGTTCTCCGCCCAGTTACGCTGACCATCCGTCTGATGGCCAACATGCTGGCGGGCCACATGGTTCTAGTCCTGCTTTTCGGTGCCACGAACTTCTTCTTCTGGCAGCTGAATGGTTGGACCGCCCTGTCCGGGTTGACCCTTGTCGCTGCGGTAGCATTCACGCTGTTCGAGATGCTGGTGATTTTCCTGCAGGCATACATCTTTGCCCTGCTGAGCGCCGTCTACATCGAACTGTCGCTGCACGCAGACGAGCACTAA
- a CDS encoding MraY family glycosyltransferase, whose translation MSLLAAQSGGAGVPIRELAMLVLVSAAVSYLLTGVVRYVLVRSGWLDAPRTRDVHDIPKPRLGGVAMYSGVVAAIALASVMPALTRGFPPMTPDMRAVVAAASLLLIVGIWDDLFDLDAITKLIGQVAAALLMSFMGVNWYLLYIPFSGGATLILDPIMSTVLTVLFTVALINAFNFVDGIDGLAAGLGMIAAAAILVYSMVMLHDQGGTVSAYPPAMISACLLGACLGFLPHNFEPARIFMGDSGAMMIGLLLAAASVSASGRIAPSMYGTADVIALISPIVVVIAAISVPMLDLLLAVVRRVSQGKSPFSPDKMHIHHRLLSMGHSHRRVVLVLYLWVSVVAYAAVATTVFPFEFVALTFGFLLIVAVIFTLRRRNALADDRSSGARPRRGSGGRQVMGRRRGRRRYNLRP comes from the coding sequence ATGAGCTTATTGGCAGCCCAGTCGGGTGGGGCAGGTGTGCCCATCCGAGAGCTCGCCATGCTCGTTTTAGTTTCCGCTGCTGTCAGTTATTTGCTCACTGGAGTAGTGCGTTATGTGCTGGTTCGCTCGGGCTGGTTGGATGCGCCCCGCACGCGCGATGTCCACGATATTCCGAAGCCCAGGCTCGGAGGCGTGGCGATGTACTCCGGGGTGGTCGCAGCTATCGCCCTTGCCTCGGTGATGCCGGCTCTCACCCGTGGTTTTCCGCCCATGACTCCAGATATGAGGGCAGTTGTGGCGGCTGCGTCGCTATTGCTGATTGTCGGTATTTGGGATGATCTCTTTGACCTAGATGCCATCACTAAACTTATAGGGCAGGTTGCGGCGGCACTTTTGATGTCATTTATGGGTGTCAACTGGTATTTGCTCTATATCCCATTTAGTGGTGGTGCCACGCTTATTCTCGACCCAATCATGTCCACAGTCTTGACTGTTCTCTTTACTGTGGCGCTGATTAACGCCTTCAACTTTGTAGACGGCATCGATGGTCTCGCGGCGGGACTCGGTATGATTGCCGCGGCGGCAATCCTTGTCTATTCGATGGTCATGCTCCACGACCAAGGCGGCACCGTCTCTGCCTATCCACCCGCGATGATTTCCGCGTGTCTCCTTGGCGCTTGCCTGGGCTTCTTGCCGCACAACTTCGAGCCGGCACGCATTTTTATGGGTGATTCCGGCGCCATGATGATTGGCCTGCTTCTCGCAGCGGCATCGGTGTCGGCGTCGGGACGCATCGCGCCCTCCATGTACGGCACTGCCGACGTCATCGCCCTGATCTCACCGATTGTGGTCGTCATCGCCGCAATTAGTGTGCCAATGCTCGACTTGCTGCTGGCTGTTGTTCGCCGCGTTAGCCAGGGCAAGTCACCCTTCTCGCCGGACAAAATGCATATTCACCACCGACTACTGTCGATGGGACACAGTCACCGCCGCGTGGTATTGGTGCTCTACCTATGGGTGTCGGTCGTCGCGTACGCCGCCGTTGCCACCACCGTTTTCCCCTTCGAATTCGTTGCTCTCACCTTTGGGTTCCTGCTCATTGTTGCGGTTATCTTCACCCTCCGCCGTCGCAATGCGCTTGCCGACGACCGTTCAAGCGGAGCGCGTCCAAGACGGGGAAGTGGGGGCCGGCAGGTTATGGGACGTCGACGTGGACGCAGAAGGTACAATCTTCGACCGTGA
- a CDS encoding L-threonylcarbamoyladenylate synthase, giving the protein MSRIMDCSTDENRERAIAAAVDAVKAGRLVVMPTDTVYGLGCDAFDNQAVASLLRAKHRGPDMPVPVLVGSWSTIEGLVREYSPAARTLVEAFWPGGLSLVVNQAPSLPWNLGDTAGTVMLRMPLHPIAIEILRRTGPMAVSSANISGQAPATNAVRAKQMLGGEAAVYVDGGEATIGTPSTIVDISTPVPRILREGAVSAAAVAEVLSTTPERLLGQ; this is encoded by the coding sequence ATGAGCAGGATTATGGACTGCAGCACAGATGAAAACCGCGAACGCGCAATTGCAGCAGCAGTAGATGCTGTGAAGGCAGGACGGCTGGTCGTAATGCCTACCGATACCGTCTACGGCCTTGGCTGCGATGCCTTTGATAACCAGGCCGTTGCCTCCTTGCTGCGTGCTAAACACCGCGGCCCAGATATGCCGGTGCCGGTGCTGGTGGGTTCCTGGAGCACGATTGAGGGGCTCGTCCGCGAATACTCACCAGCTGCTCGCACGCTGGTGGAGGCTTTCTGGCCGGGTGGCCTTTCGCTGGTTGTGAACCAGGCGCCGAGCTTGCCGTGGAACCTTGGTGATACCGCGGGTACGGTCATGCTGCGCATGCCGCTGCACCCAATCGCCATCGAGATTCTGCGCCGAACCGGTCCGATGGCGGTATCCAGCGCGAACATCTCCGGCCAGGCACCGGCCACCAATGCCGTGCGTGCCAAGCAGATGCTCGGTGGGGAAGCGGCTGTCTACGTCGACGGCGGCGAAGCCACGATTGGGACCCCATCGACGATTGTCGATATCTCGACTCCGGTGCCGAGGATTCTGCGCGAAGGCGCTGTGTCGGCTGCGGCGGTTGCCGAGGTTTTGAGTACGACACCCGAGCGACTGCTGGGGCAGTAA
- the prmC gene encoding peptide chain release factor N(5)-glutamine methyltransferase has product MKPSSPTPAENSSPTLPDSVRTLGELFRYARRTLNDAALASPDADARALFAAAVNAGPADIIFRGDEPYTDEAGRKHLAEMLARRVAREPLQHIIGTAPMMSLELQVGPGVFVPRPETELLAQWAIDRARELVASGVVKPKIVDLCTGSGALALAIADAVPEADVVAVELSERARAWAAKNIETYGNGRVHLVSGDVTDVQLIDDGGELADWVGETDIVVSNPPYVPEDTEVDPEVRADPHSAVFGGDDGLDVIRPMINLVDALVRPGGVIGIEHDDSSGSDVSSLLKETWDYADVEVRRDFAGRDRFTVGRKN; this is encoded by the coding sequence TTGAAGCCGAGTAGTCCCACGCCCGCAGAAAATAGCTCGCCGACGTTACCGGATTCCGTCCGTACTCTCGGCGAGCTGTTTCGCTATGCGCGTCGCACGCTTAACGACGCGGCGCTGGCTTCTCCGGATGCCGACGCACGGGCGCTATTTGCAGCCGCAGTCAATGCGGGACCGGCAGACATTATCTTCCGTGGAGACGAACCGTACACCGATGAGGCCGGTCGCAAGCATTTGGCAGAGATGCTGGCCCGCAGAGTGGCTCGTGAGCCACTGCAGCACATCATCGGTACAGCGCCGATGATGAGCCTGGAACTACAGGTTGGGCCCGGTGTTTTTGTGCCCCGGCCAGAGACGGAACTGCTTGCGCAGTGGGCAATCGATCGAGCCCGTGAACTGGTCGCAAGTGGCGTCGTCAAGCCGAAAATCGTTGACCTGTGTACCGGATCTGGGGCGCTGGCGTTGGCGATTGCCGACGCCGTACCCGAAGCGGACGTGGTGGCTGTAGAGCTCTCTGAGCGGGCACGGGCGTGGGCTGCGAAGAACATCGAGACGTATGGCAATGGGCGTGTGCACCTAGTTTCTGGCGATGTCACGGATGTTCAGCTGATTGATGATGGCGGTGAGCTCGCAGATTGGGTAGGCGAGACCGACATTGTTGTGTCCAACCCTCCATATGTGCCCGAAGACACGGAGGTTGACCCCGAGGTGAGAGCTGATCCGCACTCTGCGGTCTTTGGCGGCGATGATGGGCTAGATGTCATTCGACCTATGATTAACCTAGTGGATGCGCTGGTGCGGCCGGGTGGAGTCATCGGCATTGAGCACGATGACTCTTCGGGCAGTGATGTCAGTTCACTGCTGAAGGAAACCTGGGATTACGCTGATGTAGAGGTCCGCCGTGACTTTGCAGGCCGTGATCGTTTTACGGTGGGACGCAAGAATTGA
- the prfA gene encoding peptide chain release factor 1, translating into MANQVSAVDDILSEYHGLEAQLADPELHNDPKAARKVGKRFNELQPVIQTHKKLTEVQDDLEAAREMAYEDSEFAAEAERLAAEAEELEEKLADLLAPRDPHDSDDIVMELKSGAGGEEAALFAGELARMYQRYAEKHGFTTEILGLSESDLGGVKDMTMSVRAKTPSRDGAWSVFKFEGGVHRVQRVPVTESQGRIQTSAAGVLVYPEPDEVEDIQIDEKDLRVDVYRSSGKGGQGVNTTDSAVRLTHLPTGLVVTCQKERSQIQNKARAMQVLAARLQQMKEEEIAEAASDQRKSQVRNMDRSERIRTYNFPENRVSDHRIGYKAHNLDSVLGGDMDDLLKALHDAERAERLEAE; encoded by the coding sequence ATGGCTAATCAGGTTTCCGCAGTTGACGACATCCTCTCCGAGTATCACGGGCTCGAGGCTCAGCTGGCTGACCCCGAACTGCACAACGACCCGAAGGCTGCCCGTAAGGTCGGCAAGCGCTTCAATGAGTTGCAGCCGGTCATTCAGACTCACAAGAAGCTGACTGAAGTCCAGGATGACCTGGAGGCAGCGCGCGAGATGGCTTACGAGGACTCCGAGTTTGCAGCTGAGGCTGAGCGTCTCGCTGCCGAGGCAGAGGAGCTCGAGGAGAAGCTCGCTGACCTGCTGGCTCCGCGCGATCCGCACGACAGCGATGACATCGTGATGGAGCTCAAGTCCGGTGCCGGCGGTGAGGAGGCAGCGCTCTTCGCAGGTGAGCTCGCTCGCATGTACCAGCGCTATGCCGAAAAGCACGGCTTTACCACCGAGATCCTCGGCCTGTCCGAGTCTGATCTCGGCGGTGTGAAGGACATGACTATGTCCGTCCGAGCTAAGACTCCGTCCCGCGACGGTGCGTGGAGCGTGTTCAAGTTTGAAGGTGGCGTCCACCGCGTGCAGCGCGTTCCGGTCACCGAATCGCAGGGCCGTATTCAGACGTCCGCCGCTGGTGTTCTGGTTTACCCGGAGCCCGACGAGGTCGAAGACATCCAGATTGATGAGAAGGATCTGCGTGTCGACGTCTACCGCTCCTCCGGTAAGGGCGGTCAGGGTGTTAACACCACGGACTCCGCGGTTCGTCTGACGCACCTGCCGACTGGTTTGGTTGTTACCTGTCAGAAGGAACGCTCTCAGATTCAGAACAAGGCCCGCGCTATGCAGGTCCTTGCTGCTCGACTGCAGCAGATGAAGGAGGAGGAGATCGCCGAGGCCGCCTCTGACCAGCGTAAGTCTCAGGTGCGCAACATGGATCGCTCCGAGCGCATCCGCACTTATAACTTCCCGGAGAACCGCGTGTCCGATCACCGCATCGGTTACAAGGCTCATAACCTGGACTCGGTGCTGGGCGGCGACATGGATGACCTGCTCAAGGCCCTCCACGACGCGGAGCGCGCTGAGCGTCTTGAAGCCGAGTAG
- the rho gene encoding transcription termination factor Rho — protein MTDTDTTATAGGPENLAALRMAELREIASSKGIRGISAMRKHELIEAIKNGAPAAGSAPARKSRAKKAAAGAADTGSKVKDAKESPSESADRDSSKSADKSDKGNDKRDDANADGREEMSRSQQRRNRRNRARQRDQENQDDRSNDSRDDSDNGNDRGERNDNRNDRGDRGDRKDNRNDRNERGDRNDRNNRNDRNNHDRDNDDDGRGNRNNRRGRNNNRNNDRNNHDDEGRGNRNRRNRRNRRDRRGRDNNGGGHGGQDEIREDDVLQPVAGIVDVLDNKTAFVRTSGYLPGSNDVLVSAQMVRKYGLRKGDAVTGQVRMPRENGSGQVTHGNGRNRRKYNPLVKVETINGLDLEQAKQRPNFAKLTPLYPNRRLRLETEQKILTTRVIDLIMPIGKGQRALIVSPPKAGKTTILQNIANAIATNNPECYMMVVLVDERPEEVTDMQRSVRGEVIASTFDRPPSDHTAVAELAIERAKRLVEQEQDVVVLLDSITRLGRAYNNSSPASGRILSGGVDSNALYPPKRFLGAARNIEEGGSLTIIATAMVETGSAGDTVIFEEFKGTGNAELKLDRKISERRVFPAVDVNPSGTRKDELLLSTEEARIMHKLRRILSALESQAAIDLLIKQLKKTRNNKEFLMQVASSAPMAADVDVDDML, from the coding sequence GTGACCGATACGGACACCACTGCCACGGCAGGCGGCCCAGAGAATCTTGCGGCCCTCCGAATGGCAGAACTGCGTGAAATCGCTTCCAGCAAGGGCATTCGCGGCATCTCCGCCATGCGCAAGCATGAGCTGATTGAGGCCATCAAGAATGGTGCCCCGGCTGCTGGTTCCGCGCCTGCTCGGAAATCCCGCGCGAAGAAGGCTGCGGCTGGGGCTGCGGATACCGGTTCCAAGGTGAAGGATGCCAAGGAATCGCCGTCGGAAAGCGCGGACAGGGATTCCAGCAAGAGCGCCGACAAGAGCGACAAGGGCAACGACAAGCGTGACGACGCCAACGCGGATGGTCGCGAGGAGATGTCCCGCTCTCAGCAGCGTCGAAATCGTCGTAACCGTGCTCGTCAGCGCGACCAGGAGAATCAGGACGATCGCAGTAACGATAGCCGCGACGATTCCGATAACGGCAACGACCGCGGTGAGCGTAACGACAATCGTAATGATCGCGGTGATCGCGGTGATCGTAAGGACAACCGCAATGATCGTAATGAACGCGGTGATCGCAACGACCGCAATAACCGCAACGATCGCAACAACCACGATCGAGACAACGACGATGACGGTCGTGGCAACCGCAACAACCGTCGTGGCCGCAACAACAATCGAAATAACGATCGCAACAACCATGACGATGAAGGTCGTGGCAACCGTAACCGCCGCAACCGTCGCAATCGCCGCGACCGTCGCGGACGCGATAACAACGGTGGGGGACACGGTGGTCAGGACGAGATCCGTGAGGATGACGTTCTTCAGCCGGTGGCTGGCATCGTCGATGTGCTAGATAACAAGACCGCATTCGTGCGCACGTCCGGCTACCTGCCGGGCTCTAACGATGTGCTGGTGTCCGCGCAAATGGTTCGTAAGTACGGCCTGCGCAAGGGCGATGCCGTCACGGGGCAGGTCCGCATGCCGCGCGAGAATGGCTCAGGCCAGGTCACTCATGGCAACGGCCGTAATCGTCGCAAGTACAACCCGCTGGTCAAGGTCGAAACCATAAACGGCCTCGATCTGGAGCAGGCAAAGCAGCGCCCGAACTTCGCTAAGCTCACTCCGCTGTACCCGAACCGTCGTCTGCGTCTGGAGACCGAGCAGAAGATCCTCACCACTCGCGTCATCGACCTGATTATGCCGATTGGTAAGGGGCAGCGTGCGCTCATCGTTTCGCCGCCAAAGGCTGGTAAGACCACGATCCTGCAGAACATCGCGAACGCTATCGCGACGAACAATCCCGAGTGCTACATGATGGTCGTGCTTGTCGACGAGCGCCCGGAGGAAGTCACCGACATGCAGCGTAGTGTCCGTGGCGAGGTCATTGCCTCCACCTTCGATCGCCCGCCGTCAGATCACACAGCAGTGGCCGAGTTGGCTATCGAGCGCGCAAAGCGTCTGGTGGAACAGGAGCAGGACGTCGTCGTACTGCTGGACTCCATTACCCGCCTTGGACGTGCGTACAACAACTCTTCGCCGGCATCGGGACGAATCCTCTCCGGTGGTGTGGACTCCAACGCTCTGTACCCACCGAAGCGCTTCTTGGGTGCTGCTCGAAACATCGAAGAAGGTGGCAGCCTCACCATCATCGCCACCGCGATGGTAGAGACCGGTTCCGCAGGTGACACCGTTATCTTCGAGGAGTTCAAGGGCACCGGTAACGCTGAGCTGAAGCTCGACCGTAAAATCTCCGAGCGCCGCGTGTTCCCGGCAGTGGATGTCAACCCGTCGGGTACTCGTAAGGATGAGCTGCTGCTCAGCACCGAGGAGGCGCGCATTATGCACAAGCTGCGTCGCATCCTCTCCGCGCTGGAGTCGCAGGCTGCTATCGACCTGCTGATTAAGCAGCTGAAGAAGACCCGAAATAACAAGGAATTCCTGATGCAGGTGGCTTCTTCTGCGCCAATGGCCGCCGACGTTGATGTGGATGACATGCTTTAG
- a CDS encoding long-chain fatty-acid--CoA ligase, with translation MRSTMPHIPLNIAQIVEYGRTIHGRTPVTSWNSDGPETTTFAAIAARASALAHALRDELGIDGDQRIATLMYNCAEHFEVFLGVASMGAVFQPLNKQLMPDQIVHIINHADDQVIIADQTEIELLAEVLPHCPCVRAVIIIGIGDLSDVAEHLPDGIPWYSYESLIDGRPSRFDWPELDENSGAAMCYSTGTEGAPKGVVYSHRSLYLHSLNMRTTDSFSISHGNPWLCCVPIYHVLSWGVPLASFMCGASLIFPGADLSAPRLAEIIESSMPRVAQGVPTLWINLMAHYLSNPPKRMSLQEIFSGGSPVPPALIRLWEERYGVDVIHFWGMTETSPIGTVARPPYGASGEARERYRVSQGRFPDIMQFRIVDDNDRVLDLHDRNQGELQVRGNTVTGGYYSSPEAQAGGTAHFFRGAEVDEASEQFTEDGWLRTGDVGSITHDGYLTIHDRARDVIRSGGEWIYSAQLENFVMESPQVLECAIIGMPDKKWGERPLAITVLMPEVEPSKETAEMLRDELRPKLPKWMLPEYWAFVDSIDKTSVGKFDKKDLRSHLSAGQYSIVKLKGPGEK, from the coding sequence ATGCGCAGTACGATGCCTCATATTCCTCTCAATATCGCTCAGATTGTGGAATACGGTCGCACCATTCACGGTCGGACTCCGGTGACCTCCTGGAACAGTGACGGACCCGAGACCACCACTTTTGCCGCCATCGCCGCGCGCGCAAGTGCGCTGGCACATGCACTTCGAGATGAGCTCGGTATCGACGGCGACCAACGCATCGCTACCCTGATGTACAACTGCGCAGAACACTTCGAGGTCTTCCTCGGCGTTGCCTCTATGGGCGCAGTATTCCAGCCGCTGAACAAGCAGCTCATGCCGGATCAGATTGTGCACATTATCAATCACGCCGATGACCAGGTCATTATCGCGGACCAGACCGAGATTGAACTGCTCGCCGAAGTTCTTCCGCACTGCCCGTGCGTCCGCGCTGTCATCATTATCGGTATCGGAGATCTGTCCGACGTGGCCGAGCACCTGCCAGATGGCATCCCGTGGTACTCCTACGAATCACTCATCGACGGACGCCCTAGCCGCTTCGACTGGCCTGAGCTCGACGAAAACTCCGGCGCAGCCATGTGCTACTCGACGGGTACCGAGGGCGCACCTAAAGGTGTCGTCTACAGCCACCGCTCGCTGTACTTGCACAGCCTGAATATGCGCACCACTGACTCCTTTTCAATTTCGCACGGAAACCCGTGGCTGTGCTGTGTGCCCATTTATCACGTCCTGTCCTGGGGCGTGCCGCTGGCCTCCTTCATGTGCGGGGCATCGCTGATTTTCCCCGGCGCGGACCTCTCCGCGCCACGTCTGGCAGAAATCATCGAATCCTCAATGCCACGCGTAGCTCAGGGTGTGCCGACGCTGTGGATTAACCTCATGGCGCACTACCTCAGCAATCCTCCGAAGCGCATGAGTCTGCAGGAGATTTTCTCGGGCGGGTCCCCTGTTCCACCTGCGCTGATTCGACTATGGGAAGAGCGTTACGGTGTCGACGTCATCCACTTCTGGGGCATGACCGAGACTTCGCCTATCGGTACCGTGGCACGCCCTCCGTACGGAGCCTCCGGTGAGGCCCGCGAACGCTACCGTGTCAGCCAAGGGCGTTTCCCGGACATCATGCAGTTCCGCATTGTTGATGACAACGACCGCGTGCTCGACCTGCATGACCGCAACCAGGGGGAGCTGCAGGTGCGCGGCAACACGGTCACCGGAGGCTACTACAGCTCTCCGGAGGCTCAAGCTGGAGGCACCGCTCACTTCTTCCGCGGTGCGGAGGTCGACGAGGCTAGCGAACAGTTCACCGAGGACGGCTGGCTACGCACTGGCGATGTCGGCTCGATTACTCACGACGGCTACCTGACTATTCATGACCGTGCTCGCGATGTCATTCGCTCTGGTGGCGAGTGGATCTACTCTGCCCAGCTGGAGAACTTCGTAATGGAAAGCCCACAGGTACTCGAGTGCGCGATTATCGGCATGCCAGATAAAAAGTGGGGTGAGCGCCCGCTGGCAATTACGGTGCTGATGCCGGAAGTTGAACCGAGCAAAGAGACCGCGGAAATGCTCCGCGATGAGCTGCGGCCAAAGCTGCCGAAGTGGATGCTGCCGGAATACTGGGCCTTCGTGGACTCAATCGATAAGACCTCAGTGGGCAAGTTCGACAAGAAAGACCTGCGCTCGCACTTGAGCGCAGGCCAGTACAGCATCGTGAAACTGAAAGGGCCGGGCGAAAAGTAG
- the thrB gene encoding homoserine kinase — MAQELFPGQKVTVTVAGSSANLGPGFDTLGLAVALYDIVEVEVIESGVVVEIHGEGEVDLPRNESNLVVRAIRAGLRAAGVEAPGLKVICHNTIPQSRGLGSSAAAAVAGVAAANGLAGFPLTDDQVIQESSIFEGHPDNAGASVLGGAVVSWTDKPVDGRTAPQYRAVSIPVHKSIQATALVPAFHASTNAVRQVLPSDVSHVDARFNVSRTAVMTAALQSHPELLWEGTRDRLHQPYRSDVLPVTAEWVNRLRNRGYAAFLSGAGPTCMVLGTTAVDEKILDDAREAGIKVMELGIGEPVKVVVDG; from the coding sequence ATGGCACAGGAGCTTTTCCCGGGGCAGAAGGTCACTGTCACGGTTGCAGGTTCGTCAGCGAACTTGGGCCCGGGCTTCGACACCCTGGGGTTGGCCGTCGCGCTCTACGACATTGTCGAGGTCGAGGTCATCGAATCGGGTGTCGTCGTTGAGATTCACGGTGAGGGCGAAGTCGACCTGCCGCGCAACGAGTCTAATCTGGTAGTGCGCGCGATTCGCGCGGGCCTTCGCGCCGCAGGTGTCGAGGCACCGGGGCTGAAGGTTATTTGCCATAACACCATTCCGCAGTCGCGCGGCCTGGGCTCTTCCGCAGCAGCCGCCGTCGCTGGTGTCGCTGCAGCTAACGGTCTGGCCGGCTTCCCGCTTACCGACGACCAGGTAATCCAGGAATCCTCGATCTTCGAGGGCCACCCGGATAACGCTGGCGCATCCGTCCTCGGCGGAGCAGTGGTCAGCTGGACTGACAAGCCTGTCGATGGTCGCACTGCACCTCAGTACCGAGCAGTGAGCATTCCGGTGCATAAATCCATTCAGGCGACTGCACTCGTACCGGCATTTCACGCCTCCACGAATGCGGTCCGTCAGGTGCTGCCGAGCGATGTTTCGCATGTCGACGCTCGTTTCAATGTCTCCCGTACTGCGGTTATGACCGCAGCGCTGCAGTCCCACCCGGAACTGCTGTGGGAGGGAACGCGAGATCGCCTGCACCAGCCGTACCGCTCCGACGTGCTGCCGGTGACCGCAGAGTGGGTCAACCGCCTGCGCAACCGTGGCTACGCGGCATTCCTCTCGGGCGCTGGCCCGACCTGTATGGTTCTGGGAACTACTGCAGTGGATGAGAAGATCTTGGACGATGCCCGCGAGGCTGGCATCAAGGTCATGGAGCTGGGAATCGGCGAGCCGGTTAAGGTCGTGGTCGACGGCTAA